Proteins encoded within one genomic window of Amorphoplanes friuliensis DSM 7358:
- a CDS encoding ATP-binding protein → MSFEYAGATVEIVDATTILAAARVNPVELLRRATFPAPVRRAELTVTSADTDTGPVHVFVAEIRTNDDDIPHKERIRAVVLGNDPVGVLLAKRIAAGDPVATRIVDGVGAAAVAAYKKLGLDRPSSEREPGSAVLADAAAGLQAAVTYDKDGVVRLRAEVARDDVQPEHLEAMIRLTLQAVVELMGPEAGEQALAGRTYVVSRETIPKVATTTQTVTLDQVGGLADLVAELRQIAVSFRHPEAMARWGARRPQGILMYGPPGTGKTMLSRALANEIGADFREIRTPEILDKWLGGSERNIKQIFRDARRYRVPTLILFDEFDSIISYAGSGGDAASQAINAVAGIFKQEMNDLIEANPNVIVVATTNFPHRVDDSLIRSGRFDVKISVPKPDEVSRAEIFRKMIGQLVAVHEEPGFTMFGDNLDLAELGRLSHGMTGADIKEALRRVQLTKAMQDARTGGLVDPISQEDLKASIGELLGPR, encoded by the coding sequence ATGTCCTTCGAGTACGCCGGCGCCACGGTCGAGATCGTCGACGCCACCACCATCCTCGCCGCCGCGCGGGTCAACCCCGTCGAGCTGCTGCGCCGGGCCACGTTCCCCGCGCCGGTGCGCCGGGCCGAGCTGACCGTGACCAGCGCCGACACCGACACCGGGCCGGTCCACGTGTTCGTCGCCGAGATCCGGACCAACGACGACGACATCCCCCACAAGGAACGCATCCGGGCGGTGGTGCTCGGCAACGACCCCGTCGGGGTGCTCCTGGCCAAGCGCATCGCGGCCGGCGACCCGGTGGCCACGCGGATCGTGGACGGGGTGGGGGCGGCTGCCGTGGCCGCGTACAAGAAGCTCGGTCTCGACCGGCCGAGCAGTGAGCGTGAGCCGGGGTCCGCGGTCCTCGCCGACGCGGCGGCCGGACTCCAGGCGGCGGTCACCTATGACAAGGACGGTGTCGTGCGGCTGCGTGCCGAGGTCGCCCGCGACGACGTGCAGCCCGAGCACCTCGAGGCGATGATCCGGCTGACACTGCAGGCCGTGGTCGAGCTCATGGGCCCGGAGGCCGGCGAGCAGGCGCTGGCCGGGCGCACCTACGTCGTCAGCCGCGAGACCATCCCGAAGGTCGCCACGACCACCCAGACCGTCACGCTCGACCAGGTCGGCGGCCTGGCCGACCTCGTCGCGGAGCTGCGCCAGATCGCGGTGTCGTTCCGGCACCCCGAGGCGATGGCCCGGTGGGGCGCCCGCCGGCCACAGGGCATCCTCATGTACGGCCCGCCCGGCACCGGCAAGACCATGCTGTCCCGGGCCCTCGCCAACGAGATCGGCGCCGACTTCCGCGAGATCCGCACCCCCGAGATCCTCGACAAATGGCTCGGCGGCTCCGAACGCAACATCAAGCAGATCTTCCGCGACGCCCGCCGCTACCGCGTACCGACCCTGATCCTCTTCGACGAGTTCGATTCGATCATCAGCTACGCCGGCTCCGGCGGCGACGCGGCCAGCCAGGCGATCAACGCCGTGGCCGGCATCTTCAAGCAGGAGATGAACGACCTCATCGAGGCCAACCCCAACGTCATCGTGGTCGCCACGACCAACTTCCCCCACCGGGTCGACGACTCCCTGATCCGCTCGGGCCGCTTCGACGTCAAGATCTCGGTCCCGAAACCGGACGAGGTCAGCCGCGCCGAGATCTTCCGCAAGATGATCGGCCAGCTGGTCGCGGTGCACGAGGAGCCAGGCTTCACGATGTTCGGCGACAACCTCGATTTGGCGGAGCTCGGCCGCCTCAGCCACGGCATGACCGGCGCGGACATCAAGGAGGCGCTGCGGCGGGTCCAGCTGACGAAGGCGATGCAGGACGCCCGCACGGGCGGCCTGGTCGACCCGATCAGCCAGGAAGACCTCAAGGCCAGCATCGGAGAGCTGCTGGGGCCGCGCTGA
- a CDS encoding putative bifunctional diguanylate cyclase/phosphodiesterase, translating to MRKDRLWWLWLVAGTSLTGGFFLLPQDSLAANLAYNAIGLISALLILLAVRLHRPERPAMWYWFAAGQITWVLGDLTWEYHQYVLHEEPYPSFADVFYLGAYPMLVVGLVLLVRGRSGRDLAGLVDAAIIGTGLGLVFWVFVMHPIAADSTASTLERIIGVAYPAADALLLAMLARLYTGTERRAPSTRLLGIAAILMLVADIAYSLVSLYSDGDLDVLNAGWLLSYVAWGAAALHPSMRFSGITSGRVSEVRVSRLRLAALTVCSLLAPALLFVPGIGGDAVDRLSIAAAAVVLFLLVVARMGGFVSRVQEQADQLQELAMADDLTGLPNRRRLEQALRGALGAGPVQVALLDLDDFKGVNDRLGHAVGDQLLAVLAGRLVTALGPDVLVARMGGDEFAILMPGATCESADLTVTCLAETLRTPIQVDDHDLLVDASIGVTDGTGTTNPFEVLRRADVAMYAAKESGDKHRRYHLDLDDAADEQARIGAELRVALDTGQFRLVYQPIVELPHGRIRAVEALVRWDHPLRGFVSPDQFIPAAERNGLIVELGAWILRTACAQAADWRADLGDLAPHKISVNVSARQLAQPGFSGVVAAALDETGLPVEHLTVEVTETAVFGGSHAVQALEELRDLGVSIALDDFGTGHSSLGLLQTVPVDVIKVDKSFVDNITMAGRHAVIATALIQVANGLGLRAVAEGVETAEQAAELHRLGYRLAQGYHFGRPVAQPDFSANAVVVT from the coding sequence GTGCGGAAGGACAGACTCTGGTGGTTGTGGCTGGTGGCGGGTACGTCGCTGACCGGCGGGTTCTTCCTGCTCCCGCAGGACAGCCTGGCGGCCAACCTGGCCTACAACGCGATCGGCCTGATCTCGGCGCTGCTGATCCTGCTCGCCGTACGCCTGCACCGCCCCGAACGCCCGGCCATGTGGTACTGGTTCGCCGCCGGGCAGATCACCTGGGTTCTCGGCGACCTGACCTGGGAGTACCACCAGTACGTCCTGCACGAGGAGCCGTACCCGTCCTTCGCTGACGTGTTCTATCTGGGCGCGTACCCGATGCTGGTCGTGGGTCTGGTCCTGCTCGTGCGGGGCCGGTCGGGCCGCGACCTGGCCGGGCTGGTCGACGCCGCGATCATCGGCACCGGGCTGGGCCTGGTCTTCTGGGTCTTCGTCATGCACCCGATCGCGGCGGACTCGACCGCCTCGACCCTCGAACGGATCATCGGCGTCGCCTACCCGGCCGCGGACGCCCTGCTGCTGGCGATGCTCGCCCGGTTGTACACCGGCACGGAGCGCCGCGCCCCGAGCACCCGGCTGCTCGGCATCGCCGCGATCCTCATGCTGGTGGCCGACATCGCGTACTCCCTGGTCTCGCTCTACTCCGACGGTGACCTCGACGTGCTCAACGCCGGCTGGCTGCTGTCCTACGTCGCCTGGGGCGCCGCGGCTCTGCACCCGTCGATGCGGTTCTCCGGCATCACGTCCGGCCGCGTCTCGGAGGTCCGGGTCTCCCGTCTGCGCCTCGCCGCCCTGACCGTCTGCTCGCTGCTCGCACCGGCGCTGCTGTTCGTCCCGGGCATCGGTGGGGACGCCGTCGACCGGCTGTCCATCGCCGCCGCCGCGGTGGTGCTCTTCCTGCTGGTCGTGGCCCGGATGGGTGGTTTCGTCTCGCGCGTCCAGGAGCAGGCGGACCAGCTCCAGGAACTCGCCATGGCCGACGACCTGACCGGTCTCCCCAACCGCCGCCGGCTGGAGCAGGCCCTGCGCGGCGCCCTCGGCGCGGGACCGGTCCAGGTGGCACTGCTCGACCTCGACGACTTCAAGGGTGTCAACGACCGCCTCGGTCACGCCGTCGGCGATCAGCTCCTCGCGGTGCTCGCCGGCCGGCTGGTCACCGCCCTCGGGCCGGACGTGCTCGTGGCGCGCATGGGTGGCGACGAGTTCGCCATCCTGATGCCGGGTGCGACGTGCGAGTCCGCCGACCTCACGGTCACGTGTCTCGCCGAGACCCTGCGGACCCCGATCCAGGTCGACGACCACGACCTGCTGGTCGACGCGAGCATCGGCGTCACCGACGGCACGGGCACCACCAACCCGTTCGAGGTCCTGCGCCGCGCCGACGTCGCGATGTACGCCGCCAAGGAGTCCGGCGACAAGCACCGCCGCTATCACCTCGACCTCGACGACGCCGCCGACGAACAGGCCCGCATCGGGGCCGAGCTGCGGGTCGCCCTCGACACCGGGCAGTTCCGCCTGGTCTACCAGCCGATCGTCGAGCTGCCCCACGGCCGCATCCGGGCCGTGGAAGCGCTGGTCCGCTGGGACCACCCGCTGCGCGGCTTCGTGTCACCGGACCAGTTCATCCCGGCGGCCGAACGCAACGGCCTCATCGTCGAGCTCGGCGCCTGGATCCTGCGGACGGCCTGCGCCCAGGCCGCCGACTGGCGCGCCGACCTCGGCGACCTGGCCCCCCACAAGATCAGCGTGAACGTCTCGGCCCGCCAGCTCGCCCAGCCGGGCTTCTCCGGCGTGGTCGCGGCAGCCCTCGACGAGACCGGCCTGCCGGTCGAGCACCTCACGGTCGAGGTCACCGAGACCGCGGTCTTCGGCGGCAGCCACGCCGTGCAGGCCCTGGAGGAACTCCGCGACCTGGGCGTCAGCATCGCCCTCGACGACTTCGGCACCGGCCACTCGTCCCTCGGCCTCCTCCAGACCGTCCCCGTCGACGTGATCAAGGTCGACAAGTCCTTCGTCGACAACATCACCATGGCCGGCCGCCACGCCGTCATCGCCACCGCGCTCATCCAAGTCGCGAACGGCCTCGGCCTGCGAGCGGTCGCCGAAGGTGTCGAGACCGCCGAGCAGGCCGCCGAACTCCACCGCCTCGGTTACCGCCTGGCCCAGGGCTACCACTTCGGCCGCCCCGTCGCCCAGCCCGACTTCTCCGCGAACGCCGTCGTCGTCACCTGA
- a CDS encoding tetratricopeptide repeat protein, producing the protein MTTTQFDPLGTAIALLSADVPGVITETPEDWPRWEVVLPHALAAIEQWEKQAWTPDRVTAEHCAYLMDRAGAYLEVQGQLTEARDLMERGLILTERTVDPGHPAIPARLHNLSRSVNLTGFPEKAQPLAERALALAEEAHGCNSSEVAFNLINLANILGEQGNFDEARRLLERALAIGESELGLSHPSVAILLNNLGLILEATGQFDEAQEHLERAVALSRENLGEDNPGLAVSMINLGNLLRVTGRLEEAHDLSRRATDVLERAYGPDHPELANSLVSLAEILEDLGRADDAAPLRERAARIRRQ; encoded by the coding sequence ATGACCACCACGCAGTTCGATCCCCTCGGCACGGCCATTGCCCTGCTCAGCGCCGATGTTCCGGGTGTCATCACCGAAACACCTGAAGATTGGCCACGCTGGGAAGTGGTGTTGCCGCATGCGTTGGCAGCCATCGAACAGTGGGAGAAGCAGGCTTGGACTCCCGACAGGGTCACTGCCGAACATTGTGCCTATCTGATGGATCGCGCCGGCGCGTACCTCGAAGTGCAAGGACAATTGACCGAGGCACGAGATTTGATGGAGCGCGGTCTGATCCTCACCGAGAGGACCGTCGATCCTGGTCACCCCGCGATCCCTGCGCGGCTCCACAACCTGTCCAGGAGCGTGAACCTCACGGGTTTTCCCGAGAAGGCACAACCGCTTGCGGAGCGGGCTCTTGCACTCGCCGAGGAAGCTCACGGATGCAACAGCTCAGAGGTGGCCTTCAACCTCATCAACCTGGCGAACATTCTCGGAGAACAGGGGAACTTCGACGAGGCACGGAGACTCCTCGAACGGGCACTGGCCATCGGCGAATCAGAGCTCGGTCTCAGCCATCCCTCCGTTGCGATCCTGCTGAACAATCTAGGCCTGATCTTGGAGGCAACGGGGCAGTTCGATGAGGCACAAGAGCACCTCGAACGCGCCGTGGCGCTCAGCCGGGAGAACCTCGGTGAGGACAATCCCGGACTCGCCGTGAGCATGATCAATCTCGGCAACCTGTTGCGAGTCACGGGACGGCTGGAGGAGGCTCATGACCTCTCGCGACGCGCTACGGACGTCCTCGAGAGGGCCTACGGCCCGGACCATCCGGAATTGGCCAACAGTCTGGTCAGCCTGGCCGAGATACTCGAGGATCTGGGCCGAGCCGACGACGCGGCACCGCTTCGCGAACGAGCGGCCCGCATCAGGCGACAGTAG
- a CDS encoding putative bifunctional diguanylate cyclase/phosphodiesterase produces MRNFRVDRVVGAWTATGLAVALVYPFLPKGTLVTAVVFDLFVLATLVAVLAGIRRNRPVNSLGWYVFATGIGFRLAGDITYEIHRQVLHEAPFPSPADGFYLSAYPLLVVGSLLLTGSRRGRDLAGLLDAAIVATGLSLVWWVSAIGPIAANASIPMVQRLLGAAYPACDMLLLVVVARMLTRSGRPSVGLSLLTAGTTALLISDVFFQLVIIHAPELEGLVACGWILANVGWGAAALHPSAGRTVPVRPAQPWLGRRRLALLAASTLLVPTLLFVQGAARGAHQLNWLAIGIGAVVLFLLVLARMSGFVNQVQRQAQQLEDLAMRDDLTGLPNRRLFEERLAAAVLTGSPQVAMLDLNGFKDVNDRFGHAVGDRLLAVVAERLAGRLRGDDLVARMGGDEFAVLVATATPAEMAAIVDRLTASLRKPVEVAGHELLVGASVGVADSTGTDDPYEVLRRADVAMYAAKEHGGTRHRRYAPEMDERAGEEARLGAELRTALDTGQFRLVYQPIVSLPDGRIVSVEALIRWDHPDRGFVSPAEFIPVAEQNGLIVELGAWILRTACAQAMVWRNSLGDAAPERVSVNVSARQLAEPGFTELVASVLAWTGLGAQNLIVEVTETAVFGGGQAVQAVKDLHELGVRIALDDFGTGHSSLGLLQTVPVDVLKVDKSFVDNITMAGRHAVIATALIQVSNGLGLQAVAEGVETAEQATELHRLGYRLAQGYHFGKPVPEPDFRGAAVTIVA; encoded by the coding sequence GTGCGGAATTTTCGAGTCGACCGGGTGGTCGGTGCGTGGACGGCGACCGGCCTCGCCGTCGCCCTGGTGTACCCCTTCCTGCCGAAGGGCACCCTGGTCACGGCGGTTGTCTTCGACCTGTTCGTGCTGGCCACCCTGGTCGCGGTCCTCGCGGGGATCCGCCGCAACCGGCCCGTCAACAGCCTCGGCTGGTACGTGTTCGCCACCGGCATCGGCTTCCGGCTCGCCGGTGACATCACGTACGAGATCCACCGTCAGGTGCTGCACGAGGCGCCGTTCCCTTCACCGGCGGACGGCTTCTATCTGAGCGCGTACCCGCTGCTGGTGGTCGGATCGCTGCTGCTGACCGGGAGCCGGCGCGGACGGGATCTGGCCGGGCTGCTCGACGCCGCCATCGTCGCCACCGGTCTCAGCCTGGTGTGGTGGGTCTCCGCCATCGGCCCGATCGCCGCGAACGCGTCGATCCCCATGGTGCAGCGCCTGCTCGGCGCCGCGTACCCGGCCTGCGACATGCTGCTGCTCGTGGTGGTGGCGCGCATGCTGACCCGGTCCGGGCGTCCCTCCGTGGGCCTGAGCCTGCTCACCGCGGGCACCACCGCCCTGCTGATCTCGGACGTGTTCTTCCAGCTGGTCATCATCCATGCGCCGGAGCTGGAAGGGCTGGTCGCGTGCGGCTGGATCCTGGCCAACGTGGGCTGGGGCGCCGCGGCGTTGCACCCGTCGGCCGGTCGCACCGTGCCGGTGCGGCCCGCCCAGCCGTGGCTCGGTCGCCGTCGGCTGGCCCTGCTCGCCGCGAGCACCCTGCTCGTCCCCACGCTGTTGTTCGTGCAGGGCGCCGCCCGCGGGGCCCACCAGCTCAACTGGCTGGCGATCGGCATCGGCGCCGTGGTGCTGTTCCTGCTGGTCCTCGCCCGGATGTCCGGTTTTGTCAACCAGGTGCAGCGTCAGGCGCAGCAGCTCGAGGACCTCGCCATGCGCGACGACCTGACCGGGCTGCCGAACCGCCGGCTCTTCGAGGAACGGCTGGCCGCGGCCGTCCTCACCGGTTCGCCGCAGGTCGCGATGCTCGACCTGAACGGCTTCAAGGACGTCAACGACCGGTTCGGCCACGCCGTCGGTGACCGGCTGCTGGCCGTGGTGGCGGAACGCCTCGCCGGGCGGCTGCGCGGTGACGACCTCGTCGCCCGGATGGGCGGCGACGAGTTCGCGGTCCTGGTCGCCACCGCGACACCGGCCGAGATGGCCGCGATCGTGGACCGGCTCACCGCCTCCCTGCGCAAGCCGGTCGAGGTGGCCGGGCACGAGCTGCTGGTCGGCGCCAGCGTCGGTGTCGCCGACAGCACCGGCACCGACGACCCGTACGAGGTTCTGCGCCGTGCCGACGTCGCCATGTACGCGGCCAAGGAGCACGGTGGCACCCGGCACCGCCGGTACGCGCCGGAGATGGACGAGCGCGCCGGTGAGGAGGCCCGCCTCGGGGCGGAGCTGCGGACGGCGCTGGACACCGGCCAGTTCCGGCTCGTCTACCAGCCCATCGTCTCGCTGCCCGACGGCCGCATCGTCTCCGTCGAGGCCCTGATCCGCTGGGACCACCCGGACCGCGGTTTTGTCAGCCCGGCCGAGTTCATCCCCGTCGCCGAGCAGAACGGCCTCATCGTCGAGCTCGGGGCGTGGATCCTGCGGACCGCCTGCGCCCAGGCGATGGTCTGGCGCAACTCCCTCGGTGACGCCGCTCCCGAACGGGTCAGCGTGAACGTCTCGGCCCGGCAGCTCGCCGAGCCCGGCTTCACCGAGCTGGTCGCATCGGTGCTGGCCTGGACCGGTCTGGGTGCCCAGAACCTCATCGTCGAGGTGACCGAAACGGCGGTCTTCGGCGGCGGTCAGGCCGTCCAGGCGGTCAAGGACCTCCACGAACTGGGTGTCCGGATCGCCCTGGACGACTTCGGCACCGGCCACTCTTCGCTCGGATTGCTCCAGACTGTCCCCGTGGACGTCCTCAAGGTCGACAAGTCGTTCGTCGACAACATCACGATGGCCGGCCGGCACGCGGTCATCGCCACCGCGCTCATCCAGGTCAGCAACGGCCTGGGCCTGCAGGCGGTCGCCGAAGGTGTCGAGACGGCCGAGCAGGCCACCGAGCTGCACCGCCTCGGCTACCGCCTGGCGCAGGGATACCACTTCGGCAAGCCGGTCCCGGAGCCGGACTTCCGCGGTGCCGCCGTGACGATCGTCGCCTGA
- the fxsT gene encoding FxSxx-COOH system tetratricopeptide repeat protein, whose product MTSDFFLSYTQADRAWAEWIAWLLEEDGYTVLVQAWDFVPGTNWIRQMQQGTAESARTIALLSPDYLTSVYGGAEWQAAWAADPDGKDQKLLTVRVSTCERPGLLAGVVGIDVFDTTEPVARTRIQKMVGRAIKGRSKPDTPPAFPLTPRATPVFPGVLPASWNVPARNPNFTGRDAGLRDLRQGLTTGSTVTVHAVHGMGGIGKTQLANEYAHRHAADYHLVWWIAAEEPALLPDQFAALAKELGHEPDGDPGELRRLVHESLRRVPGWLLIFDNADEAEEISAWLPSGLMPPDTPGHVIVTTRRGGFSSLGAVLDLDVVDPQEAVALMRARVPALAEDVALSIAEELGRLPLALEQAAAYLDRTSLPAGEYLSLLRTRAQDLYSRGKVANRKDTTVASLWTMSFEKVGAENPASLQLLAICAYLAPLPIPLDLFTGHTDLLPPELAAAASDPLDFTETVALAVDYSLATRTPTGLQLHRLVQGALRLHFTHEETR is encoded by the coding sequence GTGACGAGCGACTTCTTCCTCTCGTACACCCAGGCTGATCGTGCCTGGGCCGAGTGGATCGCCTGGCTCCTCGAGGAGGACGGCTACACCGTCCTGGTGCAGGCCTGGGACTTCGTCCCGGGCACCAACTGGATCCGGCAGATGCAGCAAGGCACCGCCGAGTCGGCCCGCACGATCGCGCTGCTCTCCCCCGACTACCTGACCTCCGTCTACGGCGGCGCCGAATGGCAGGCCGCCTGGGCCGCGGACCCCGACGGCAAAGATCAAAAACTCCTCACCGTACGCGTGAGCACATGTGAACGCCCGGGTCTGCTCGCCGGGGTGGTCGGCATCGACGTCTTCGACACCACCGAACCGGTAGCCCGGACCAGAATCCAGAAGATGGTGGGCCGGGCGATCAAAGGCCGCTCCAAGCCGGACACGCCACCCGCTTTCCCGCTGACCCCGCGGGCAACGCCGGTCTTCCCGGGCGTGCTGCCCGCAAGCTGGAACGTCCCGGCCCGCAACCCGAACTTCACCGGCCGCGATGCGGGCCTCCGAGACCTCCGCCAGGGCCTGACCACGGGTTCCACGGTCACCGTGCACGCGGTCCACGGCATGGGCGGCATCGGCAAGACCCAGCTCGCCAACGAGTACGCCCACCGCCACGCCGCCGACTACCACCTGGTCTGGTGGATCGCCGCCGAGGAACCAGCCCTGCTCCCCGACCAGTTCGCCGCCCTCGCCAAGGAACTGGGCCACGAACCCGACGGCGACCCCGGCGAGCTCCGCCGGCTGGTCCACGAGTCCCTGCGCCGGGTGCCGGGCTGGCTGCTGATCTTCGACAACGCCGACGAGGCCGAGGAAATCAGCGCCTGGCTCCCGAGCGGCCTGATGCCCCCGGACACCCCCGGCCACGTCATCGTGACAACCCGCCGCGGCGGCTTCAGCTCACTCGGCGCGGTCCTCGACCTCGACGTAGTCGACCCGCAGGAGGCGGTGGCCCTCATGCGGGCCCGGGTCCCGGCCCTGGCCGAGGACGTCGCGCTGAGCATCGCGGAAGAACTCGGCCGCCTCCCCCTGGCCCTGGAACAGGCGGCGGCCTACCTCGACCGCACCTCCCTGCCCGCCGGCGAATACCTCTCACTGCTCCGGACCCGCGCCCAAGACCTCTACAGCCGCGGCAAGGTGGCGAACCGCAAGGACACCACGGTGGCCTCGCTGTGGACCATGAGCTTCGAAAAGGTCGGTGCGGAGAACCCGGCCTCGCTGCAGCTCCTGGCCATCTGCGCCTACCTGGCTCCCCTGCCGATCCCGCTCGACCTCTTCACCGGCCACACCGACCTGCTCCCACCAGAACTCGCCGCCGCCGCGTCCGACCCCCTCGACTTCACCGAAACTGTGGCGCTTGCGGTCGACTATTCGCTGGCCACGCGCACCCCGACGGGCCTGCAACTCCACCGCCTGGTCCAGGGCGCCCTCCGCCTGCACTTCACCCATGAGGAGACCCGTTGA